One genomic segment of Catalinimonas alkaloidigena includes these proteins:
- a CDS encoding (2Fe-2S)-binding protein, whose protein sequence is MPAYTLKINGQTQSVETDSQTPLLWVIREHLGLMGTKFGCGISQCGACTIHVDGHAMKACGLPISAMANGQEITTIEGLSKVSTHPLQQAWIEAQVPQCGYCQSGQIMQAATLLNTNPKPSREEILQHMRGNLCRCGTYMRIVKAIQLAAEAIQGKTSINEE, encoded by the coding sequence ATGCCAGCCTATACACTCAAGATCAATGGACAGACTCAATCGGTGGAGACTGACTCACAAACGCCCTTATTATGGGTGATACGTGAGCATCTGGGATTGATGGGAACAAAGTTCGGGTGCGGTATTTCTCAATGCGGTGCCTGTACCATTCATGTAGACGGACATGCCATGAAAGCCTGTGGCCTACCGATATCTGCAATGGCCAATGGTCAGGAAATTACGACCATTGAAGGTTTGTCTAAAGTAAGTACGCATCCTTTACAACAGGCCTGGATAGAAGCTCAGGTCCCTCAATGTGGTTACTGCCAGTCCGGTCAGATCATGCAGGCTGCTACGCTACTGAACACCAACCCTAAACCCAGCAGGGAGGAAATACTCCAGCACATGCGGGGAAACCTTTGTCGTTGCGGAACCTATATGCGCATTGTGAAAGCAATCCAATTGGCTGCTGAAGCAATTCAGGGCAAGACCTCAATAAATGAAGAATAG
- a CDS encoding prolyl oligopeptidase family serine peptidase, whose product MDNLIQQANMNRENLLLLTLLALGFLPYMSLASGLKDENTFPTEIGEYTAIIEGYDWGPAVNKVVLHLDETVTSADYQAYSVFVERHTDCVDLPADQASGDRSVVYAYVSDADGNVVPEGEHITLVLEVAPNLPLGSPIQYSRNEKCSGNNWIDYQMTITDISSKQTWNTEVNRIMPLLDRFNLSGKFTHDDVSLTYASYAPVSGSGKSPLLIWLHGGGEGGTDPSIPLIANRAANYASDEIQTLFDGAYVLVPQTPTRWMDDGRGGSTRGQQNDMYNEALMALIEDFVAQNPNIDMDRIYLGGCSNGGYMTLKLLLLHPDYFAAAFPSALAYHAQYVTDEQLESIKNIPIWFVHSQDDSTTVAKNTVIPVYERLKAVGAENVYLSLYDHVVDITGFFGGEDFHYPGHWSWIYCHANECRRDADGSLVEINGRPASIMEWLAAQRR is encoded by the coding sequence ATGGATAACCTAATACAACAAGCAAATATGAACAGGGAAAACCTACTTTTACTGACTTTATTAGCCCTTGGGTTCCTGCCTTATATGTCTTTGGCAAGCGGCCTGAAGGATGAAAACACTTTTCCAACTGAAATAGGAGAATATACTGCCATCATAGAAGGCTACGACTGGGGACCGGCCGTCAATAAAGTTGTGCTGCATTTAGATGAAACAGTTACTTCAGCTGACTATCAGGCCTATTCGGTTTTTGTAGAGAGACATACTGATTGCGTAGATCTGCCGGCAGATCAGGCCTCCGGAGACAGGAGCGTAGTGTATGCCTATGTTTCAGACGCTGATGGGAATGTAGTCCCTGAAGGTGAGCATATAACATTGGTGCTTGAAGTAGCACCTAATTTACCACTAGGCTCTCCTATCCAATATTCCCGCAACGAAAAGTGCAGCGGTAACAATTGGATAGATTATCAAATGACCATTACAGATATTTCTTCTAAGCAAACATGGAATACTGAAGTGAATCGCATCATGCCGCTCCTTGACCGCTTCAATTTGAGTGGTAAATTCACACATGATGACGTTAGCCTGACTTATGCCTCCTATGCGCCTGTATCAGGCAGTGGAAAATCACCTTTACTCATTTGGTTACATGGGGGAGGAGAAGGCGGTACGGACCCGTCCATTCCACTCATTGCCAACCGTGCGGCCAACTACGCTTCTGATGAGATACAGACATTGTTTGACGGAGCATATGTGTTGGTTCCTCAGACTCCTACACGCTGGATGGACGATGGTCGGGGAGGGTCAACCCGCGGACAGCAAAACGATATGTATAACGAGGCTTTGATGGCACTTATTGAAGACTTTGTTGCCCAAAACCCCAACATAGATATGGACCGTATTTACCTGGGAGGCTGTTCTAATGGTGGATATATGACATTGAAACTTCTTTTGCTACATCCGGATTATTTCGCCGCTGCCTTTCCCAGTGCACTAGCTTATCACGCACAGTATGTAACAGATGAACAACTGGAAAGTATTAAAAATATACCAATCTGGTTTGTTCACTCACAAGATGATTCTACTACTGTTGCCAAAAACACGGTGATTCCGGTTTACGAGCGTTTGAAAGCTGTCGGAGCAGAGAATGTATATCTTTCACTTTATGATCATGTGGTAGATATCACTGGCTTCTTTGGCGGTGAGGATTTTCATTATCCAGGTCACTGGTCCTGGATCTATTGCCATGCCAACGAATGCAGGAGAGACGCGGATGGTTCGCTGGTAGAGATCAATGGGAGACCTGCAAGCATTATGGAATGGCTGGCAGCACAGCGCAGGTAG
- a CDS encoding dienelactone hydrolase family protein — MKKLSKEDVSQEVFNLYDDYAHNRINRRQFLDKLSTYAVGGITVASLLSFIMPDYLNKIQVRQDDPRLDAEYITYNSPRGGGEIKGLLARPANMSGQLSSMEMPGIVVVHENRGLNPHIEDVCRRTALAGFIALAPDALSPLGGYPGTDDEGREMQRKRERDEMLEDFIAAYGVLKEHEDCTGKVGVVGFCFGGWISNMMAVKIPGLDAAVPFYGGQPSAEMVPDIQAPLLLHYAGLDKRVNEGWPDYEAALKENDKAYQAYIYPEVNHGFHNDTTPRYDQAAAELAWDRTIEFFKKHLS, encoded by the coding sequence ATGAAAAAACTCAGCAAAGAAGATGTCAGTCAGGAAGTCTTTAACCTGTATGATGACTATGCACACAACCGCATCAATCGCAGGCAGTTTTTGGATAAGCTATCTACCTATGCAGTAGGTGGCATAACGGTAGCCTCATTACTCAGCTTTATCATGCCCGACTACCTCAACAAAATTCAGGTCAGACAAGATGACCCCAGGCTGGACGCTGAGTATATCACCTACAACTCACCCCGGGGAGGAGGAGAGATTAAGGGCTTGCTGGCCAGGCCAGCGAATATGTCAGGCCAGCTGTCCAGCATGGAAATGCCTGGTATCGTGGTAGTGCACGAAAACCGCGGCTTGAACCCTCACATTGAAGATGTATGCCGGAGAACTGCATTAGCGGGCTTTATCGCCTTGGCGCCTGATGCGCTTTCGCCCCTTGGAGGTTATCCGGGTACGGATGATGAAGGCCGGGAAATGCAGCGCAAGAGAGAGCGTGACGAGATGCTTGAAGACTTTATCGCCGCATATGGAGTGCTTAAGGAACATGAAGACTGCACCGGCAAAGTCGGCGTGGTTGGCTTTTGTTTCGGAGGTTGGATTTCAAATATGATGGCTGTAAAAATACCGGGTCTGGATGCGGCAGTTCCCTTCTACGGCGGGCAGCCTTCCGCCGAAATGGTTCCTGATATCCAGGCACCATTACTATTACACTATGCTGGCCTGGATAAACGGGTAAATGAAGGCTGGCCGGATTATGAGGCTGCATTGAAAGAAAATGACAAAGCATACCAGGCCTATATATATCCTGAAGTCAATCACGGGTTTCATAATGATACTACGCCTCGCTACGATCAGGCCGCAGCTGAACTCGCCTGGGACCGAACCATTGAATTTTTTAAAAAGCACCTTAGCTAG
- a CDS encoding DoxX family protein: MNLLRLELPPRFQDYGLLILRLAFGFSMIYGHGFGKLTRLFGTEEIRFADPFGIGPAASLALAVFAEVLCSLLLMLGLFTRAALIPLIITMATAYFSAHFDDAYGQQEKVILFGFAFIALFFTGPGRFSLDAQLQKNKPYIGKQLDPTTH, translated from the coding sequence ATGAATTTACTTCGTTTAGAACTCCCCCCACGTTTTCAGGATTATGGTCTGCTCATTTTACGTCTGGCTTTTGGTTTTTCAATGATCTATGGCCATGGCTTTGGCAAGCTTACCCGCTTATTTGGTACTGAAGAAATCAGATTTGCTGATCCCTTTGGGATAGGACCGGCGGCTTCCCTGGCTTTGGCAGTCTTTGCCGAAGTCCTCTGTTCTTTGCTCCTTATGCTGGGCCTTTTTACCCGGGCGGCGCTGATTCCTCTGATCATTACCATGGCGACAGCTTACTTTAGCGCTCATTTTGATGATGCATATGGACAGCAGGAAAAAGTAATTCTTTTTGGCTTCGCATTTATTGCCTTGTTCTTCACCGGCCCCGGCCGCTTTTCTCTGGATGCACAACTACAGAAGAATAAACCCTATATTGGTAAGCAGTTGGACCCTACAACCCATTAA
- a CDS encoding sugar phosphate isomerase/epimerase family protein, with amino-acid sequence MHNNLQNRLTRRRFIGTAASLVAGVTAAPSLIAAPNIIRRYNKPDSLINDVQIGVITYSFRSMPDQSAEATLQYVVDSGISAIELMGDPAEAFAGKPENPVDRRSFYQLYRKERDGEALTEEEQKELADMRAQMEAYNQEVADWRQQVSMDKFSQMKKMYNDAGVTIYGFKPNAFGKDNTNEEISYGMRAAQALGASHVTLEHPSDDAHTQRLGKLARKHKMYVAYHGHTQETPTFWDTALDQSKYNAMNLDLGHYVAAGNPDPLELINAKHDRIMSMHVKDRQTPEHGQANLAWGEGDTPITEVLQTMRDQKYSFPATVELEYEIPESSNAVQEVARCLEYCRKALV; translated from the coding sequence ATGCACAACAACCTACAAAACCGTTTAACCCGTCGCCGCTTTATAGGAACAGCAGCATCACTCGTGGCTGGCGTAACTGCCGCCCCTTCGCTGATCGCGGCGCCAAATATTATCAGGCGTTATAATAAGCCTGACTCTCTCATCAATGATGTGCAGATTGGCGTCATTACATATTCTTTCCGCAGTATGCCCGACCAGAGTGCGGAGGCTACTTTGCAGTATGTGGTAGATTCAGGCATCAGTGCCATAGAGCTTATGGGTGATCCGGCAGAGGCTTTTGCCGGCAAGCCTGAAAACCCGGTTGATCGTAGGTCTTTCTATCAATTGTACAGAAAAGAGCGGGATGGAGAAGCGTTAACGGAAGAGGAGCAAAAAGAGCTGGCCGATATGCGGGCGCAGATGGAAGCCTATAATCAGGAAGTAGCTGATTGGCGACAGCAGGTGTCTATGGATAAATTTAGCCAGATGAAAAAAATGTACAATGATGCCGGAGTGACTATCTATGGATTCAAACCTAACGCCTTCGGGAAAGATAATACCAACGAAGAGATAAGCTATGGGATGAGGGCTGCTCAAGCATTAGGAGCCAGCCATGTGACACTTGAGCATCCGAGCGATGATGCACATACTCAACGTCTCGGAAAACTGGCCAGGAAACATAAAATGTATGTGGCTTACCACGGTCATACTCAGGAAACGCCTACATTCTGGGATACTGCACTGGACCAGTCTAAATACAATGCCATGAATCTGGATCTTGGACATTATGTGGCAGCTGGCAACCCTGACCCTTTGGAATTGATCAATGCCAAACACGACAGGATTATGAGCATGCATGTGAAAGACCGACAAACTCCTGAACATGGACAGGCCAACTTAGCCTGGGGAGAAGGAGATACGCCTATTACTGAAGTCCTTCAAACCATGCGTGATCAGAAGTATAGCTTCCCCGCTACCGTAGAACTGGAGTATGAAATTCCTGAAAGCTCTAATGCAGTTCAAGAAGTGGCCAGGTGCCTGGAGTACTGCAGGAAAGCATTGGTATGA
- a CDS encoding TonB-dependent receptor domain-containing protein has translation MKFAPICMLMLFVIFQPTMAQDKPITISGKVVENAGHQALEYSTVKLLDTQTDQLISGTTTAADGSFSLETKAADFYLEVGFIGFIKLKITDFDVVNRRVELGVIALSEDTETLDEVVVQGEKSQTVFKLDKRVFNVGSDLSSTGASALEVLNNVPSVAVNIEGQIRLRGSTGVQILINGKPSVLTSEGGNALGTLTADMIESIEVITNPSAKYEASGTSGIINIILKKEEKRGLNGSVTLNTGVPNNHSLGFSLNNRTEKFNLFSQIGIGHRTFPQDFKTINRNLENDTTVNSVGDSEKNEKFINVILGTDYHINAQNVLSLTGSFAYEFETEYSNSLFSEYDAANSLTSQWSRNEVTEATNPKYQYELQYKKSFKRHEDQMLLFSALGSFFGKDQSSEFENMPVIGNESLSERQQTVNNFYQGEYTFKLDYTHPFSDKITLEGGAQYVINDVSNDYAISEWEDIRWVEIPELSNLFDYNQKVLGIYGTGAYEGDKFGVKLGLRVENTDLETVLQDTDESNQLLFTNLFPSTHLSYKVLDNFSLQGGYSRRISRPRLWDLNPFYNIRNNYNISTGNPELLPEYTDSYEVNGIFDQGPVSLNAAVYYRYTTDVVEDVTTFEDNISITRPENIGTNKATGIEVNAKYDPADWWSLNGDFNYNYFKREGDFEGTSFDFNADQWSARMTSKFGLPADFDVEITGNYQSGYLTFQREMSGYVFADLGVRKKIMKGKTIVNLSIRDVFASRIFESETRQSSFYLYDYRLRGRFITLGVSYGFGKGEAMEFSGQKRF, from the coding sequence ATGAAATTCGCTCCCATTTGTATGTTGATGCTATTTGTTATCTTTCAACCCACGATGGCGCAGGATAAGCCCATCACCATCAGCGGGAAGGTAGTAGAAAATGCAGGTCACCAGGCTCTTGAATATAGCACGGTTAAACTGCTGGATACTCAAACCGACCAACTGATTTCCGGTACTACTACAGCCGCCGATGGTTCTTTCAGCCTAGAAACGAAAGCTGCTGATTTTTATCTGGAAGTTGGGTTCATTGGTTTTATAAAGCTGAAAATTACTGATTTTGATGTTGTCAACCGCAGGGTTGAGCTGGGAGTAATTGCCTTGTCTGAAGACACCGAAACACTGGATGAGGTAGTAGTGCAGGGAGAAAAATCACAGACTGTATTCAAACTTGACAAGCGGGTATTCAATGTAGGCTCAGATCTGAGCAGCACTGGTGCCAGCGCTCTGGAAGTACTCAATAATGTTCCTTCGGTGGCCGTAAATATTGAGGGGCAGATACGCTTAAGAGGTAGCACAGGCGTTCAGATATTGATCAATGGCAAGCCCTCCGTACTGACCAGCGAGGGAGGTAACGCACTCGGCACCCTTACTGCTGACATGATTGAGAGCATTGAAGTGATCACCAATCCCTCAGCCAAGTATGAAGCTTCCGGTACATCGGGCATCATTAATATTATCCTCAAAAAGGAAGAGAAACGAGGGCTTAATGGTTCAGTGACCCTTAATACCGGTGTGCCTAACAATCATAGCCTGGGCTTTAGTCTCAATAATCGGACTGAGAAATTTAACCTTTTCAGCCAGATAGGCATAGGACACCGTACATTTCCGCAAGACTTCAAGACCATCAACCGGAACCTGGAAAATGACACTACCGTCAATAGTGTGGGAGACAGCGAGAAGAATGAAAAGTTTATCAACGTCATTCTTGGAACGGATTACCACATCAACGCTCAAAATGTGCTTTCACTGACCGGTAGCTTTGCCTATGAATTTGAAACGGAATATTCTAATTCCTTATTCAGCGAGTATGATGCTGCCAACAGCCTGACCTCTCAGTGGAGCAGAAACGAAGTAACAGAGGCAACGAATCCTAAATACCAATATGAGTTGCAATACAAGAAAAGCTTTAAGAGGCATGAAGACCAGATGTTGCTGTTCAGCGCGTTAGGAAGTTTCTTTGGCAAAGACCAGTCCTCAGAATTTGAAAATATGCCAGTCATTGGAAACGAAAGCCTTAGCGAAAGACAACAAACGGTTAATAATTTTTACCAGGGAGAATATACTTTTAAACTGGATTATACCCATCCATTCAGCGATAAGATCACGCTGGAAGGTGGAGCGCAATATGTCATTAATGATGTGTCCAATGATTATGCGATCAGCGAATGGGAGGATATCCGCTGGGTTGAAATTCCGGAACTCAGTAATCTGTTTGATTATAATCAGAAAGTGCTGGGCATTTATGGTACCGGAGCCTATGAAGGAGATAAGTTTGGCGTAAAACTAGGGCTAAGGGTAGAGAACACGGACCTGGAGACAGTATTACAGGATACTGATGAATCCAATCAGCTTCTGTTTACCAATCTTTTTCCTTCAACTCATTTGTCTTATAAAGTGCTTGACAATTTTTCTTTGCAGGGAGGATATTCAAGAAGAATCTCAAGACCCCGGCTGTGGGATCTGAATCCATTTTATAATATCCGAAATAATTATAACATCAGTACAGGAAACCCTGAGCTTTTGCCTGAGTATACCGATTCTTATGAAGTAAATGGTATTTTTGATCAGGGACCGGTTTCTTTGAATGCAGCAGTGTACTATCGTTATACTACAGATGTGGTAGAAGATGTAACTACCTTTGAAGATAACATTAGCATTACCCGCCCTGAGAATATAGGTACCAATAAAGCTACCGGAATAGAAGTAAATGCCAAGTACGATCCGGCAGACTGGTGGTCGCTCAATGGTGATTTTAATTACAACTATTTTAAACGGGAAGGTGATTTTGAAGGCACATCATTTGACTTCAACGCGGATCAGTGGTCGGCCCGTATGACCTCTAAATTTGGTTTGCCTGCTGATTTTGACGTAGAGATTACGGGAAACTATCAATCCGGTTATCTGACTTTTCAGCGTGAGATGTCGGGCTATGTGTTTGCTGACCTGGGTGTACGCAAAAAAATCATGAAAGGTAAAACTATAGTGAACCTGAGCATACGGGATGTGTTTGCCAGCCGCATTTTTGAGTCAGAAACCCGACAGTCATCCTTTTACCTCTACGATTACCGGCTGAGAGGTCGCTTTATCACGCTGGGTGTAAGCTACGGTTTTGGCAAAGGAGAAGCAATGGAATTCAGCGGACAGAAGCGGTTTTAA
- a CDS encoding sensor histidine kinase codes for MVQKVKSALLTSRELFFQLVLHALVFSFYVFDREHPQVAFHLEAYQFVFFLNYTLANAFISYFLLPRFFYKKKYIHFFAFTALIVGGVIFIEEFLLERIYFPDSRGSRFPGILFSLGQVLPLIFILSGFKFAWDALTKQRELDELKAMIKESELQFLKSQINPHFLFNNLNNLYSYAIENSPKTPAIILELSSVLRYMLYECREKYVSLSKEIEQLKNFTQLSELQIEERGVVNFTTHAIRPGYQIAPLILIVFIENAFKHSQSSQSSNICIDIEVWLSEDGMLEFHCKNNYHSENNAHDSSQGIGLENVKKRLQLLYPNAHQLDIQQTDLYYEVRLSMQLQQTTQTTHYELHYH; via the coding sequence ATGGTACAAAAGGTTAAATCTGCACTGCTCACCTCCAGGGAGTTATTCTTCCAACTGGTGCTGCACGCGCTGGTGTTCAGTTTTTATGTATTTGACAGAGAGCATCCGCAAGTTGCATTTCATCTTGAAGCTTATCAATTTGTATTTTTTCTAAATTATACGTTGGCAAATGCCTTTATCAGCTATTTCTTATTACCTCGTTTTTTCTATAAAAAAAAATATATTCACTTTTTTGCCTTTACAGCACTGATCGTAGGCGGTGTCATCTTTATTGAAGAGTTCCTTCTGGAAAGAATATACTTTCCAGATTCGCGAGGCTCCAGGTTTCCGGGCATTCTGTTTAGCTTGGGACAGGTGCTTCCCCTTATCTTTATACTTTCGGGTTTCAAATTTGCCTGGGATGCCCTTACTAAACAAAGGGAACTGGATGAGCTGAAAGCGATGATCAAAGAAAGTGAACTGCAGTTTTTAAAGTCTCAGATCAACCCTCATTTTCTGTTCAACAATTTGAACAATTTGTATTCCTATGCCATAGAGAATTCTCCCAAAACACCTGCCATCATTCTGGAACTAAGCTCAGTACTGCGCTATATGTTGTATGAGTGCAGGGAAAAATATGTTTCTTTATCCAAAGAAATAGAGCAACTGAAAAACTTCACGCAGCTCAGTGAGCTGCAAATTGAGGAAAGGGGCGTAGTAAATTTTACTACCCATGCTATACGTCCCGGCTATCAGATTGCGCCGCTCATACTTATCGTTTTTATTGAGAACGCCTTCAAACACAGTCAGTCCAGCCAGTCCAGCAACATTTGCATTGATATAGAAGTCTGGCTGTCAGAGGATGGAATGCTGGAATTTCATTGTAAAAACAACTACCATTCGGAAAACAATGCACATGATAGCTCCCAAGGCATAGGCCTGGAGAATGTAAAAAAACGTCTGCAACTGCTTTACCCTAATGCGCATCAGTTAGACATTCAACAAACTGACCTTTACTATGAGGTGCGTCTGTCCATGCAGCTACAACAGACTACACAAACTACTCACTATGAATTGCATTATCATTGA
- a CDS encoding LytR/AlgR family response regulator transcription factor, translated as MNCIIIEDQPPAQRILKKYIEDMGDLELKATFADAVQAMEYLKTGSVDLIFLDIHLPKISGIDLLKNMPRLPPVILTTAYSEYALESYEFDVVDYLLKPFSFQRFVKAVSRVPVKNFMHTQLDATGGPVHSRNEIFIKSGYEYIRITVDDIIYIKSDADYSEIFLPDKKCLSSDPLRKWLEVLNDQQFVRVHKSYIVNASRIIKVMGNQLYMNNKAVVPIGRAFKDDFTERFLN; from the coding sequence ATGAATTGCATTATCATTGAAGACCAGCCTCCCGCCCAGCGTATTCTCAAAAAATACATTGAGGATATGGGTGATTTAGAACTGAAAGCTACTTTCGCCGATGCTGTTCAGGCCATGGAATACCTGAAAACCGGATCAGTAGACCTGATATTTCTGGATATCCACTTACCCAAAATATCCGGTATAGATTTGCTCAAAAATATGCCTCGTCTGCCTCCGGTAATCCTGACAACTGCGTATTCGGAGTATGCGCTGGAAAGCTATGAATTTGATGTGGTAGACTATCTTCTAAAACCATTTTCCTTCCAACGATTTGTTAAAGCAGTGTCCAGGGTACCTGTGAAAAACTTTATGCATACGCAATTAGATGCCACTGGCGGTCCGGTACACAGCCGTAATGAAATCTTTATCAAATCTGGATATGAGTATATCAGAATTACGGTAGACGACATCATTTACATCAAATCAGATGCTGACTATAGCGAAATCTTCTTACCCGACAAGAAGTGCTTATCTTCTGATCCGCTGCGGAAATGGCTGGAAGTGCTGAATGACCAACAGTTTGTCAGAGTACACAAATCTTATATTGTGAATGCTTCCAGAATTATCAAAGTCATGGGCAATCAATTGTATATGAATAATAAGGCAGTAGTGCCTATTGGCAGAGCATTTAAGGATGATTTTACCGAAAGGTTTCTCAACTGA